The DNA sequence GCGATTTTCTGGTAACCGAAGAAAATATTCGCGCATTCGCGGCAGCGACTGGTGATGACGATCTTCTGTGCACTGATTCCGATGCTGCCCGACAGGCTGGTTATCCCAGCTGTATTGCGCCACCGCTCTTTGGCATGAAGATTCGCGGCGTGCTCGCGCTTCCTGAAGCAGAACTCGCGCCAGGGCTGGTCAGCCTGAATGCTGGATTGGAATTTGAATATCACGACGAGATCTACGCGGGGCAGACCTACGCCGTCTCAGTGAAGATCACTGACGTGTATGAAAAAACCGGACGCAGCGGACCGCTCGGTGTCTTCGTGCGAGAAATGTTGGTCAGGGATACTACAGGGCAACTTGTGTTGTTAATGCGTGAACGGCGGATGGTGCGATCGCCGGACAAGAAAATCTGAAAAAGTTTAAGATTCAAGATTCGAAATTTAAAATTGAAAGAATGCAAGATGAGGCTTAAGGCTAGAGATTTGGGGCTCGTGAGGAAGGGCAACAAGTCCCTAGCCCCCAGCCCCTCGTCCCTTATTTTTCACGCATCACGTCACACGTTCCAC is a window from the Deltaproteobacteria bacterium genome containing:
- a CDS encoding MaoC family dehydratase, whose translation is MITIDPALLGKEVPVGDFLVTEENIRAFAAATGDDDLLCTDSDAARQAGYPSCIAPPLFGMKIRGVLALPEAELAPGLVSLNAGLEFEYHDEIYAGQTYAVSVKITDVYEKTGRSGPLGVFVREMLVRDTTGQLVLLMRERRMVRSPDKKI